In one window of Plasmodium berghei ANKA genome assembly, chromosome: 14 DNA:
- a CDS encoding histone-lysine N-methyltransferase, putative gives MHIIRRKIHNYFAKNKLAHILKKDEINFNDIHKNIFIGKSNYNGLGVFSFAEIKKNEIIEVCPTIKIENENIPNNLIDYLFENSSENANNEIVQIMNPSQKNINYKLFPLGYGILYNHSDTPNAFFQIVKSPMSNENETVASKYIMILRSLKKIKKDEEICISYGNAWWKVITLLN, from the exons ATGCATATTATTCGAAGGAAAATTCACAATTATTTTGCGAAGAATAAATTGGCacatattttgaaaaaggATGAAATTAACTTTAATGATatacacaaaaatatatttattggaAAATCGAATTATAATGGATTAGGGGTTTTTTCATTTgctgaaataaaaaaaaatgagataATTGAAGTATGCccaacaataaaaatagaaaatgaaaatattccAAATAATTTGATTGATTATTTATTCGAAAATTCATCTGAAAATGCAAATAACGAAATTGTCCAAATTATGAATCCTTCccagaaaaatataaattataaactTTTCCCATTGGGTTATGGAATTTTATACAACCATTCTGATACCCCTAATgctttttttcaaattgtTAAAAGCCCAATGAGTAatgaaaat gAAACAGTTGCTtccaaatatattatgatacTTCGCTctctgaaaaaaattaaaaaagatgAGGAAATTTGCATATCCTATGGGAACGCATGGTGGAAGGTAATAACTCTATTAAATTAG